The following proteins are co-located in the Mycolicibacterium goodii genome:
- a CDS encoding cytochrome c biogenesis CcdA family protein has product MPQDLLGLAFGAGLVAALNPCGFALLPGYLALVVRGENSAEEKRPAGRALARAALATVAMAAGFVAVFGTFSALTVAAANTVQRYLPYLTVVIGAILVCIGIWLLAGRHLGVLIPNSLSDNPRWAPTARMGSMLGYGVGYALASLSCTIGPFLAVTGAGLRSATPLHGVGVFAAYAAGFTLVVGVLAAATAMARTVVIDRMRRILPYANRISGLLLILVGSYVGYYGLYEVRLFGGSGDPYDPVIAAAGRVQGTLAGWVHQHGALPWLIGLLVLIGAGVLWRGAVRISARRSPARPATVDDAP; this is encoded by the coding sequence CCGGTTATCTCGCGCTGGTGGTCCGCGGTGAGAACTCCGCGGAGGAGAAGCGGCCCGCGGGGCGGGCCCTGGCCCGCGCGGCGCTGGCCACCGTCGCGATGGCGGCCGGGTTCGTCGCGGTGTTCGGCACCTTCTCCGCGCTGACGGTGGCCGCCGCGAACACCGTGCAGCGCTACCTGCCGTATCTCACGGTCGTGATCGGCGCGATCCTGGTGTGCATCGGCATCTGGCTGCTCGCGGGCCGCCATCTCGGTGTGCTGATACCGAACTCGCTGTCCGACAACCCTCGTTGGGCACCGACCGCGCGCATGGGCTCGATGCTCGGGTACGGCGTCGGTTATGCGCTGGCGTCCTTGTCGTGCACGATCGGGCCGTTCCTGGCGGTCACCGGGGCCGGGTTGCGATCGGCCACGCCGCTGCACGGAGTGGGCGTATTCGCCGCGTACGCAGCAGGATTCACGCTCGTCGTCGGTGTCCTGGCGGCTGCCACCGCCATGGCCCGAACGGTCGTCATCGACCGGATGCGCCGGATCCTGCCGTACGCCAACAGGATCAGCGGGTTACTGCTGATCCTCGTCGGCTCCTACGTCGGCTACTACGGGCTGTACGAGGTGCGGCTGTTCGGCGGCAGCGGCGATCCCTACGACCCGGTGATCGCGGCCGCGGGCCGGGTTCAGGGCACGCTGGCCGGTTGGGTGCATCAGCATGGTGCCCTGCCGTGGCTGATCGGGCTGCTGGTGCTGATCGGTGCCGGTGTGCTCTGGCGCGGTGCCGTCAGGATTTCCGCGAGACGGTCACCCGCACGTCCGGCCACGGTGGACGACGCACCATAG
- a CDS encoding cyclopropane mycolic acid synthase family methyltransferase produces the protein MSRKTREDVALQPHFEDVQSHYDLSDEFFKLFLDPTQTYSCAYFERDDMTLEEAQLAKIDLSLGKLGLRPGMKLLDIGCGWGATLRRALDRYDVDVVGLTLSKNQQAHVERSFAELDTERSRRVLLQGWEQFGEPVDRIVSIGAFEHFGADRYDEFFRMAHTALPADGAMLLHTIVKPSGEEMAERGLPLTMRKLRFFKFIMDEIFPGGELPYVAQVEDHAQRAGFRVERVQSLRPHYAKTLDIWAETLRGRRDEAIAVQSEEVYERYMRYLTGCADLFREGYTDVCQFTLVKA, from the coding sequence GTGTCCAGAAAGACCAGAGAAGACGTGGCGCTGCAGCCGCACTTCGAGGACGTCCAGTCCCACTACGACCTGTCGGATGAGTTCTTCAAGCTCTTCCTCGACCCGACCCAGACCTACAGCTGTGCCTACTTCGAACGCGACGACATGACGCTCGAAGAGGCCCAGCTCGCGAAGATCGACCTGTCGCTGGGCAAGCTCGGACTCCGCCCCGGAATGAAACTGCTCGACATCGGCTGCGGCTGGGGTGCGACGTTGCGGCGCGCCCTGGACCGCTACGACGTCGACGTCGTCGGGCTGACACTGAGCAAGAACCAGCAGGCGCACGTCGAGCGTTCGTTCGCCGAGCTGGACACCGAGCGGTCCCGCCGTGTGCTGCTGCAGGGCTGGGAACAGTTCGGTGAACCCGTGGACCGGATCGTCTCGATCGGCGCCTTCGAACACTTCGGCGCCGACCGCTACGACGAGTTCTTCCGGATGGCCCACACCGCGCTGCCCGCCGACGGGGCGATGCTGCTGCACACCATCGTGAAACCCAGCGGCGAGGAGATGGCCGAGCGCGGGCTCCCGCTGACCATGCGCAAGCTGCGGTTTTTCAAGTTCATCATGGACGAGATCTTCCCGGGCGGAGAGTTGCCCTACGTCGCACAGGTCGAGGACCATGCACAGCGCGCCGGGTTCCGGGTGGAGCGCGTCCAGTCGCTGCGACCCCACTATGCGAAGACGCTCGACATCTGGGCCGAGACGTTGCGCGGCCGCAGAGACGAGGCGATCGCGGTGCAGTCCGAAGAGGTGTACGAGCGCTACATGCGTTACCTCACCGGATGCGCCGACCTGTTCCGTGAGGGGTACACCGACGTCTGCCAGTTCACCCTGGTCAAGGCTTAA
- a CDS encoding MFS transporter gives MSSGVQTGTITTQVPSRLDRLPWSRFHWRVVLGLGGVWILDGLEVTMVGNVASRLTESGSGIEMTAGEIGMAAAIYITGACLGALFFGQLTDRFGRKKLFILTLVVYLVATVATAFAFAPWFFFICRFFTGAGIGGEYAAINSAIDELIPARVRGRVDLIINGSYWLGAAGGAVGALLLLNTAIFPADIGWRLAFGIGAVFGLVVLVVRRHVPESPRWLFIHGREDEAERVVGEIEREVERSTGQTLDEAEGSLRIRQRESISFVEIAKVAFTKYPKRAVLGLALFIGQAFLYNAFTFNLGTLLSNFFDVASGVVPMFYAVWALSNFAGPILLGRLFDTVGRKAMISLAYLGSAAVAVGLTVLFVSETGGVWMFMLVLGVCFFLASSGASAAYLTVSEIFPMETRALAIAFFYAVGTAVGGITGPLLFGQLIESGERGQVAVSFLIGAAVMAVGGVVELIFGVKAEGQKLEDLAMPLTADEGQGETAGEQQRDAERERARAEREARIAARAERLRAAQTRARRYRPGPPPGWEGAWREAPMPGASESALDHEIDSIARAVAENDPMTIREVHRAVGARYWGPGEFRKALREALAENRISRRSRGRLGPPSGMAEPGTSKQ, from the coding sequence ATGAGTTCAGGGGTGCAGACCGGCACCATCACCACACAGGTGCCGAGCCGGTTGGACCGGTTGCCGTGGTCGCGGTTCCACTGGCGTGTGGTGCTCGGCCTTGGCGGGGTGTGGATCCTCGACGGCCTGGAAGTCACCATGGTCGGCAATGTCGCGTCCCGGCTCACCGAGAGCGGCAGCGGGATCGAGATGACCGCGGGCGAGATCGGCATGGCCGCAGCGATCTACATCACCGGCGCCTGTCTCGGCGCGTTGTTCTTCGGTCAGCTCACCGACCGGTTCGGCCGCAAGAAGTTGTTCATCCTCACCCTCGTTGTTTACCTCGTCGCCACTGTCGCAACAGCTTTCGCGTTCGCGCCGTGGTTCTTCTTCATCTGCCGCTTCTTCACCGGAGCCGGTATAGGCGGCGAGTACGCGGCGATCAACTCCGCGATCGACGAACTCATCCCGGCGCGGGTGCGCGGGCGCGTCGACCTCATCATCAACGGCTCCTACTGGCTCGGTGCCGCAGGTGGCGCCGTTGGCGCGCTGCTGCTGCTGAACACCGCGATCTTCCCGGCCGACATCGGCTGGCGGTTGGCGTTCGGTATCGGCGCGGTCTTCGGTCTCGTGGTGCTCGTGGTGCGACGCCATGTGCCGGAGAGTCCGCGATGGTTGTTCATCCACGGCCGGGAAGACGAGGCCGAACGTGTGGTCGGCGAGATCGAGCGCGAGGTGGAGCGCAGCACCGGGCAGACCCTGGATGAGGCGGAGGGGTCGCTGCGGATCCGTCAGCGCGAGTCGATCTCGTTCGTGGAGATCGCCAAGGTCGCGTTCACCAAGTATCCGAAGCGGGCGGTGCTGGGGCTGGCGCTGTTCATCGGGCAGGCGTTCCTCTACAACGCGTTCACCTTCAACCTCGGCACCCTGCTGAGCAACTTCTTCGACGTCGCGTCCGGTGTGGTGCCGATGTTCTACGCGGTGTGGGCCTTGAGCAATTTCGCCGGACCGATACTGCTCGGCAGGCTGTTCGACACCGTCGGCCGCAAGGCGATGATCTCGCTGGCCTATCTGGGGTCGGCCGCGGTCGCGGTCGGTCTGACGGTCCTGTTCGTCTCCGAGACCGGCGGCGTGTGGATGTTCATGCTGGTGCTCGGGGTGTGCTTCTTCCTCGCGTCGTCCGGTGCGAGTGCGGCGTACCTGACCGTCAGCGAGATCTTCCCGATGGAGACGCGCGCGCTGGCCATCGCGTTCTTCTACGCGGTCGGCACCGCCGTCGGCGGCATCACCGGTCCCCTGCTGTTCGGTCAGCTCATCGAGTCCGGCGAGCGGGGCCAGGTCGCGGTGTCGTTCCTGATCGGCGCCGCGGTGATGGCCGTCGGCGGCGTGGTCGAGCTGATTTTCGGGGTCAAGGCCGAGGGGCAGAAACTCGAGGATCTCGCGATGCCGCTCACCGCCGACGAGGGCCAGGGCGAGACGGCCGGCGAGCAGCAGCGCGACGCCGAACGCGAGCGGGCACGCGCCGAACGCGAGGCCCGCATCGCCGCGCGGGCCGAGCGCCTGCGGGCCGCGCAGACCAGGGCGCGGCGGTACCGGCCGGGGCCGCCGCCGGGATGGGAAGGTGCGTGGCGCGAGGCGCCCATGCCGGGCGCCTCGGAGTCGGCGCTGGACCACGAAATCGATTCGATCGCGCGGGCCGTGGCCGAGAATGACCCGATGACGATTCGTGAGGTGCACCGGGCGGTCGGTGCCCGCTACTGGGGTCCCGGCGAGTTCCGCAAGGCGCTGCGGGAAGCGTTGGCGGAGAACCGGATCAGCCGACGGTCGCGGGGACGTCTCGGTCCCCCGAGCGGGATGGCCGAGCCGGGGACGTCGAAGCAGTGA
- the speB gene encoding agmatinase, producing the protein MGDDREQPPRREMPPGLAEQLDLPYAGMVSFGHRPFLTETQQLDEWRPDVAVVGAPFDIATTNRPGARFGPRAIRATAYEPGTYHLDLGLEIFDWLEVVDFGDAYCPHGQTEVSHANIRERVHAVASRGIVPVVLGGDHSITWPSATAVADVHGYGNVGIVHFDAHADTADNIEGNLASHGTPMRRLIESGAVPGSHFVQVGLRGYWPPQDTFEWMLEQKMTWHTMQEIWDRGFKAVLEDAVSEALAKAEKLYLSVDIDVLDPAHAPGTGTPEPGGITSADLLRMVRELCRRHDVAGVDVVEVAPAYDHAELTVNAAHRVVFEALAGMAARRRDAAQAPPGPPAR; encoded by the coding sequence GATGCCGCCGGGCCTGGCCGAACAACTCGACCTGCCGTACGCGGGCATGGTGTCGTTCGGCCACCGGCCGTTTTTGACCGAGACGCAGCAACTCGACGAGTGGCGCCCCGACGTCGCGGTCGTCGGCGCTCCCTTCGACATCGCGACCACCAACCGCCCCGGCGCCCGGTTCGGCCCGCGCGCCATCCGCGCCACCGCCTACGAGCCCGGCACCTATCACCTGGATCTCGGGCTGGAGATCTTCGACTGGCTGGAGGTCGTCGACTTCGGCGACGCCTACTGTCCGCACGGGCAGACCGAGGTGTCGCACGCCAACATTCGTGAGCGCGTGCACGCCGTCGCATCCCGGGGCATCGTCCCGGTCGTGCTCGGCGGCGACCACTCCATCACCTGGCCGTCGGCGACCGCGGTGGCCGACGTGCACGGCTACGGCAACGTCGGCATCGTCCATTTCGACGCTCACGCCGACACCGCCGACAACATCGAGGGCAACCTGGCAAGCCACGGCACCCCGATGCGCAGGCTCATCGAATCGGGCGCGGTCCCGGGCAGTCACTTCGTGCAGGTCGGGTTGCGCGGATACTGGCCGCCGCAGGACACCTTCGAGTGGATGCTCGAACAGAAGATGACGTGGCACACCATGCAGGAGATCTGGGACCGCGGATTCAAGGCGGTGCTGGAGGACGCGGTCTCCGAGGCGCTTGCCAAGGCCGAAAAGCTGTACCTCTCCGTGGATATCGACGTGCTGGACCCGGCGCACGCGCCGGGCACGGGAACGCCTGAGCCGGGCGGTATCACCAGCGCCGACCTGCTGCGCATGGTCCGCGAGTTGTGCCGCCGCCACGATGTCGCAGGCGTGGACGTGGTCGAGGTCGCCCCGGCCTACGACCACGCGGAGCTGACCGTCAACGCCGCGCACCGCGTGGTGTTCGAGGCGCTCGCGGGAATGGCCGCCCGCAGACGCGATGCCGCGCAGGCCCCGCCGGGTCCGCCCGCGCGGTAG